The stretch of DNA CTCATTGCATCACTTTGGGtcaaggggggtggggtgccgCTAATGTAGTGTCTTCACATTACGTGTTCTAGTGCACTTTGGCTTATTGCGTAGTAAAAGGTGGGCAAACATCAAACCCTGTTCTTCCCTGCTCCTAGGGCTGAATAACTAACTGTGAAGGGTAACAGTCAAGCTCTCAGAGACTGGTGTGATATGATTTCGACCTCCAGCTGCCTTGCGTAGGTGTATAGTGTGGGCCGTGTGTTTTCTGATGTGATTTTAAGTGGGTGTTCTCGGGTCTATTCTCAGTGTTGGGGTCTTTATTACAAATGGCACCCAAGTTCACAAGCTTGCAGATGTGGAGTGGAAGCACAAAGACTTCCTGTCTTTTGTCCATGAACATCTCCCTACATTTGAAGTGCAAATGTGGCTTGGAAATCCAGccttgagcgtgtgtgtaaatctgtttGCGATCATCAGTTGGTATCTCTGTCATGCCTCATCTGTGTGTAttgacatctgtgtgtttccatgttcTCCTCATTTAACTGGTCTTAACTCTTCCTATCATCCATTTCCCCACCCAACCTCCCACTCCTTCCTCCTTTTTGTATTCCTCATTCCTCCCTTCACCTCTGTTGTCTCCTGGGTCTCATCCTGTATCTCTCCTCTTCCATACTATTATATTCGATGTCAAtatggatggacacacacacaaacataaaaaaaaaaccttaccaTCTGGAAAACACCATGGTAAAATCCTCCTACCCTTATTTTGCACTACCTCATACCCATCCATAATGTGAATCAAATCCCCTCTCAACCTACGAACCCAAACCTCATCACCCTGTCCGTCACACCTTGAgcccgcccctcccccctccagacCTGCGTTTGAAGGCCAGGGGTGTTAGCATTGCCCCAAATCAATCCGCAGCCAGCCGAATAGGAGCCAGCCAATCTGAGGACATCTCAGGTATCCCCACAAGGACCCTGGACACTCCCTCCTTCATTCCACTCCACAACTGCATTCTCattcgctgtctgtctgtcagtcattcAAGCTTTATTTGAATCTTTTATAGTAATAATTGCTACTAATACCTGGGCTCTTTTGCACTTGGTGTCCTTTGGATTAACTTGAGAAGGGTTTAGGCTATAGGTTTGCTGTGAACGTATCTTttcctttgagtgtgtgagttagggGAGTAGATGTAGTGGTTAAGGTGAATGTATTGAGTAATATGAAACACAAGATGGTAAATCAAGTGTAACCACCATCCATTAGGATCCAACATGCACCAGTCAGCGACTGCTGAGGAGGCCACAAGGGGCGTAGCAGTGGAGAAGTTTGACATCATGAAGAAGTGGGGCCTAAACACCTACAAGGTATACAGCACTTAATGCAATTATCAACAATTAATAAGCAATGGCGGCATTGCGGCTTACTCAGGTTTATTTGTATTTAGCACATTATACATTACGATTGTTTGATATAAGAACTATGCAAACTCCTCTGCAGTGCACCAAGCAGTTAATCTCGGAGCGGTTCGGACGCGGCTCCAGAACGGTGGACCTAGAGCTGGAGGCTCAGATCGAGGTTCTTCGGGACACCAAACGGAAGTACGAGACCATTCTTCGTCTGGCGCGGGAGCTCACCAACCACTTCTACAGCATGGTGCAGACCCAGCACGCCCTGGGAGACACCTTCGCCGACCTGAGCCAGAAGTCACCAGAACTACGGGTCAGATTGATCAGATTTCGGTCGTCTTTAGGTGTAATATTAGCCTGGTGGTGATGGCCATGGAGAATTTACGATATTGAGGCTCTGTAGTGTTTTGTTATATATTGTTATCGTGTTATATGTAAATGTGGCATTTTCATGTTGATATcccattataataataataatggatttcatttgtatagcacactttaaaatacaaagaagtctcaaggtgctttacatgGTTAAACAATCTCAATAATAAAAgaaagtaatagaagtgctaatgataggtgaaaattcaccctagttacctcaggacttcggagctgcatataagtatatttattagacaaacaaaaattgcaattgggctcactcccagcacaaggctgaaagtgaagcaatattaaacacatcgcacaaggtttatatagaaagaagtttagcgttcagcagggataaccacgtggtggatctctgacttCCGAGGCTCCCTTtcttgcaaggatggcagttttgcacaagatcggaagaagcttatcacctctggtctaaacatgctcttgtacatatgcagactaagtggcacctaataatcaaagttacacacacgcagaaacacagaaaagccatgttcctgcttacataagcacatgatttaTACAaagtatatattaatacaaggcacttcattaatatattcttaagtcattaacagtgtttcatcagctccatcagctaaagtcagacagaaaataggataatataaaattgcaataaataatacattaaaatttaaataattaataagatCATAATGAAATCAAagaatatgtattaaaaacagagcAATTTAAGACAGAGCAATTTAAACAACGCAATCTAAAACAACACATGAGTGTAGTTTCATGCTggtatgaaatatttatatggGTGCCTTAAAGGTTCAGTCAAAATGCAAATGAACAAATGGTTTACATACATGACCTGAAGATCTTCAGGAAAGGAATCCCAAATATTGTGctaaagaggttttttttttttcacggaTAGGACGAGTTTGGTTACAACGCGGAGACACAAAAGTTGCTGTGCAGGAATGGAGAGACGCTATTGGGCGCCATCAACTTCTTTGTGTCCAGCATCAATACACTGGTGAACAAGACCATGGAAGACACTCTTATGACTATCAAGATGTATGAGAatgccaggtgtgtgtatgagttcaAATGAACAAGCTATTTGTGCGATGTTGTTATGTAAAACAATGCAAAGGCCAAAGCCTTCAGACCATCTTGCAGGCCGAAGATCCAACTCATAAAattcaaacagaaacaaactacTCAAACATATAGAATACTTGAATGAAAAATTCAACCTCTTTTAACGTTATTAGATCTTAACACATGCCTTATTTTGTTGTCTGTtttaatgtgtgcgtgtgtgcctgtagaCTGGAATATGATGCATACCGCGCGGACCTTGAGGAGCTGAACCTGGGCACTCGTGATGCGGTCACCATGGCAAGGATTGAGGCCGCAGATCAGCAGTACCAGGCCCAGAAGGACAAATATGAGCGTCTCCGTAGCGACGTCACCATCAAGATTAAGTTCCTGGATGAGAACAAGGTACACTAAATCCAGTGGCCAATTTTGTGGAAGGGCTTGTAAATCCAGCCAGTCAGTGAAGGTCACTCCACTCTGTTCAACCTGGACTTTGCACTGACTACAAATCCAGCTGTTTATCTCGAAGTTAGAAGAGTCTGTCATCATAACCCACATTCTGTGATGAGTGCTTTCATTTGGTATTCACAGGGTAaaattcaataataataataataatagtgtgGACATAGTATAGGAAGAAACTGCAACTGTATTCATGTTCTGCATTCAGCAAGCAACACTATTTACAATAGAAAATGCTGAATTCAGCTTTCAACACTTGAAACCTCATAGATGCACTGCATACTGCTAAGAAGTCATTACATAAGTGGAAATAGTGGCAATGCTAGCTCAGAAAGGAGGTGTGGAATTTCAGAAAGGCAGAAGAACAGGAACAATTTTGGTTTtgacccctctccccccctgtaGGGTGGAAGGTTCTCATGTGTGTTGCccttttctttgtgtgtctttgcaggTGAAAGTGATGCACAAGCAGCTGCTGCTCTTCCACAATGCCATATCGGCCTACTTCGCAGGCAACCAGCAGCAGCTAGAACAGACCCTTAAGCAGTTCAATATTAAGCTCAAGCCCCCCGGAGCAGAGAAGCCCTCCTGGCTGGAGGAGCAGTGAGCGGAGGCCCTTTGGACCAACTGACTGACtacccaggacacacacatacacacacacacatacacacacacacatacacacacacacacacacacacacacacatacacacacacacacatacaaatacaaacacattgttAACCAAACGTTGACTCGCAACCAAGACAGTCCAGTTTTCAGTGGCCAGAGATCTCAAAAAAGGCATGTGGGGTCTTCGAAccttccctcttcctcatcctctttttcttcttcccttcttaaTTTGGTTCAGTCACTGgttaagaaaagagagagagagagagagagagatttaagaAAATGCCTGAAGAAAACTAACACATCCAGAACAACTCCTTCTGTACAATCCTGTTCTCTTAGTGGATTTGAGTCATAGCAAACCTGATTTCAGATCCacattcttctttctttttttttctttttttaccacCAAAGCCTGAATCCATAAAACTGGACTTCTGTCCACCTGAAGTGGATGTGTTTACTGCTTTCATTTTTCTAGTAagaagtgtgtttttgttatcaGTGTGGTTTTTGGAGAAGCTGATGAAGGATTTCAATTTACTGATACTGACCAGAAATCAGGTTTATCTGAGATATTCAGATAAATAGTTAAAGGGGCTGGTGACAATATTTTATAcgtgtggaaaaaaaatggtTGGATATTGGGCTTGTGTGTTTACCAGTATATGTTGTATATGAAACCctttggaaatggaaatggaactCGGAAAGTTTTTTGTAGCAGGCACAAAAACATAGTGTGGTTGCTGCCTTTAAGATGATGAACATTCCCCAAATACGCCCGACACTCCAAATGCTAAAATGACTGAGGGTTTTTCAGCTTGAGGAATATCATGAAGGAAGCAGTTTCTGACAAagatgaaggtttttttttttctcagttggTCTTGGGGGGAGGTGGACATCTGATCTTTGGTCTTATTCTGACTTCCAACACCCATTAGTCCAGTGCCTCCTCCCTCCAGCCAAGCGTTGGAAGTGGAGAATCTTTATTTATGTGCAATATCTCTGAATTGTCAGTGATCTCTGCAGAAATGATTATGTTGGTAAATCGGGGATGTTCACCATTGCATCCCAGTTTGTTAAGCTTCATGTTAGTTGCCAGTGACCACCTCAAAACTgaatgtctctcttttttttgacaCTCGTCAGAAGGTGGCGTACAAAGTTGTGAAATACGTTTTGAAAAGATAAATATCTTTGCATTGAAAAGGAGCCTTGTGAGCACTAATGATCGGACACCCAGACCTCTAAGAGTTGTCAGGGCTTAAGTTATGTTCAGTAACTTTAGAAACGGACTGTTGTATGTTTTGCTGAACGTACAAAACACTTGGAAGCTCTAAATGGAATACCTTGGctttgtttgttctttgttgAAAAAAGTATTAATTTATGTGTCTATCACCTTATTGATACTGGTGGATTGACATGTTCGAAACAcgtcttcattcattcattcatttgtttgtttgtttgtgtccgtgACAGACGACTCCAGTGTCTAGTGTAGTGAAGAATGTTTGCCAAAATCATTTTAAGCATAGATAAATTGATCAGTATCGGAACACTAAATGCAAAACTTAATTTAACTCAATTTTCATGATAAACCTCACTTTTGCTATGTTTGGAAAAGACTACGAACGCATGGTATTTATCATTCTGTTCACTCCACTCTATTTTCTGATCTTTAATGTGATTTTCAATGTCACACAGATGAGAAGTAATCAGCATAATATTTTTGCGCTGGGATAACTGCGGCTCATTTTTGTTTAAACCTTTTCCCAATACCTCAAGGTTATAGtc from Clupea harengus unplaced genomic scaffold, Ch_v2.0.2, whole genome shotgun sequence encodes:
- the LOC122130856 gene encoding arfaptin-2-like isoform X3: MADSIMSRAATMEIPINSNGDSRNIPEDDGLEQAAKAQWSLDEKVGSSADTRDLQQVMVSGPNLNETSIVSGGYGGTAEGVISTSSIKGPAIRFNADFPPRRIPAPGQDLRLKARGVSIAPNQSAASRIGASQSEDISGSNMHQSATAEEATRGVAVEKFDIMKKWGLNTYKCTKQLISERFGRGSRTVDLELEAQIEVLRDTKRKYETILRLARELTNHFYSMVQTQHALGDTFADLSQKSPELRDEFGYNAETQKLLCRNGETLLGAINFFVSSINTLVNKTMEDTLMTIKMYENARLEYDAYRADLEELNLGTRDAVTMARIEAADQQYQAQKDKYERLRSDVTIKIKFLDENKVKVMHKQLLLFHNAISAYFAGNQQQLEQTLKQFNIKLKPPGAEKPSWLEEQ
- the LOC122130856 gene encoding arfaptin-2-like isoform X1, translating into MVPYLMQNSSMADSIMSRAATMEIPINSNGDSRNIPEDDGLEQAAKAQWSLDEKVGSSADTRDLQQVMVSGPNLNETSIVSGGYGGTAEGVISTSSIKGPAIRFNADFPPRRIPAPGQDLRLKARGVSIAPNQSAASRIGASQSEDISGSNMHQSATAEEATRGVAVEKFDIMKKWGLNTYKCTKQLISERFGRGSRTVDLELEAQIEVLRDTKRKYETILRLARELTNHFYSMVQTQHALGDTFADLSQKSPELRDEFGYNAETQKLLCRNGETLLGAINFFVSSINTLVNKTMEDTLMTIKMYENARLEYDAYRADLEELNLGTRDAVTMARIEAADQQYQAQKDKYERLRSDVTIKIKFLDENKVKVMHKQLLLFHNAISAYFAGNQQQLEQTLKQFNIKLKPPGAEKPSWLEEQ
- the LOC122130856 gene encoding arfaptin-2-like isoform X2, whose amino-acid sequence is MVPYLMQNSSMADSIMSRAATMEIPINSNGDSRNIPEDDGLEQAAKAQWSLDEKDLQQVMVSGPNLNETSIVSGGYGGTAEGVISTSSIKGPAIRFNADFPPRRIPAPGQDLRLKARGVSIAPNQSAASRIGASQSEDISGSNMHQSATAEEATRGVAVEKFDIMKKWGLNTYKCTKQLISERFGRGSRTVDLELEAQIEVLRDTKRKYETILRLARELTNHFYSMVQTQHALGDTFADLSQKSPELRDEFGYNAETQKLLCRNGETLLGAINFFVSSINTLVNKTMEDTLMTIKMYENARLEYDAYRADLEELNLGTRDAVTMARIEAADQQYQAQKDKYERLRSDVTIKIKFLDENKVKVMHKQLLLFHNAISAYFAGNQQQLEQTLKQFNIKLKPPGAEKPSWLEEQ
- the LOC122130856 gene encoding arfaptin-2-like isoform X4 produces the protein MVPYLMQNSSMADSIMSRAATMEIPINSNGDSRNIPEDDGLEQDLQQVMVSGPNLNETSIVSGGYGGTAEGVISTSSIKGPAIRFNADFPPRRIPAPGQDLRLKARGVSIAPNQSAASRIGASQSEDISGSNMHQSATAEEATRGVAVEKFDIMKKWGLNTYKCTKQLISERFGRGSRTVDLELEAQIEVLRDTKRKYETILRLARELTNHFYSMVQTQHALGDTFADLSQKSPELRDEFGYNAETQKLLCRNGETLLGAINFFVSSINTLVNKTMEDTLMTIKMYENARLEYDAYRADLEELNLGTRDAVTMARIEAADQQYQAQKDKYERLRSDVTIKIKFLDENKVKVMHKQLLLFHNAISAYFAGNQQQLEQTLKQFNIKLKPPGAEKPSWLEEQ
- the LOC122130856 gene encoding arfaptin-2-like isoform X6; translated protein: MVPYLMQNSSMADSIMSRAATMEIPINSNGDSRNIPEDDGLEQAAKAQWSLDEKVGSSADTRDLQQVMVSGPNLNETSIVSGGYGGTAEGVISTSSIKGSNMHQSATAEEATRGVAVEKFDIMKKWGLNTYKCTKQLISERFGRGSRTVDLELEAQIEVLRDTKRKYETILRLARELTNHFYSMVQTQHALGDTFADLSQKSPELRDEFGYNAETQKLLCRNGETLLGAINFFVSSINTLVNKTMEDTLMTIKMYENARLEYDAYRADLEELNLGTRDAVTMARIEAADQQYQAQKDKYERLRSDVTIKIKFLDENKVKVMHKQLLLFHNAISAYFAGNQQQLEQTLKQFNIKLKPPGAEKPSWLEEQ
- the LOC122130856 gene encoding arfaptin-2-like isoform X7 codes for the protein MVPYLMQNSSMADSIMSRAATMEIPINSNGDSRNIPEDDGLEQAAKAQWSLDEKDLQQVMVSGPNLNETSIVSGGYGGTAEGVISTSSIKGSNMHQSATAEEATRGVAVEKFDIMKKWGLNTYKCTKQLISERFGRGSRTVDLELEAQIEVLRDTKRKYETILRLARELTNHFYSMVQTQHALGDTFADLSQKSPELRDEFGYNAETQKLLCRNGETLLGAINFFVSSINTLVNKTMEDTLMTIKMYENARLEYDAYRADLEELNLGTRDAVTMARIEAADQQYQAQKDKYERLRSDVTIKIKFLDENKVKVMHKQLLLFHNAISAYFAGNQQQLEQTLKQFNIKLKPPGAEKPSWLEEQ
- the LOC122130856 gene encoding arfaptin-2-like isoform X5 translates to MVPYLMQNSSMADSIMSRAATMEIPINSNGDSRNIPEDDGLEQAAKAQWSLDEKVGSSADTRDLQQVMVSGPNLNETSIVSGGYGGTAEGVISTSSIKGPAIRFNADFPPRRIPAPGQGSNMHQSATAEEATRGVAVEKFDIMKKWGLNTYKCTKQLISERFGRGSRTVDLELEAQIEVLRDTKRKYETILRLARELTNHFYSMVQTQHALGDTFADLSQKSPELRDEFGYNAETQKLLCRNGETLLGAINFFVSSINTLVNKTMEDTLMTIKMYENARLEYDAYRADLEELNLGTRDAVTMARIEAADQQYQAQKDKYERLRSDVTIKIKFLDENKVKVMHKQLLLFHNAISAYFAGNQQQLEQTLKQFNIKLKPPGAEKPSWLEEQ